Part of the uncultured Desulfobacter sp. genome, AATAAATGGAGATATATCCCTGATGGAAAGCGATTCCAACATATTGATTTACGAAGGGGCGGATGGGAATGTAAAAGTTGATGTCCGGATTCAAGATGAAACCGTTTGGCTTACCCAAAAAATGATAGCGGATCTTTTTCAGAGTAGCAAACAGAATGTCAGCCATCATATTAATGCAATATATGAAGAGGGAGAATTGTTACCTGAAGCAACTGTCAAAAAATATTTGACAGTTCAAAACGAAGGCCAGAGAAGGGTTAAGCGCGAATTAGACTATTACAATCTGGATATGATTTTATCAGTTGGATACCGCATTAAAAGCCATCTGGCTACACAATTTCGCATTTGGGCCACCCAACGGTTAAAAGAATACATCATCAAGGGTTTTACCTTGAACGATGAGCGGTTTAAAACCGGATCTTCCATGGATTATTTTACAGAGCTTCAAGAGCGTATCCGGGAAATCCGCCTCTCAGAGCGGTTCTTTTATCAGAAAATCAAGGATATTTATACCACAAGCATTGACTATGACCCCAGGGATGAAAAGACAGTCCTATTTTTCCAAACGGTTCAGAATAAATTGCTATGGGCCATAAACAAACAAACGGCAGCAGAACTTGTTTTTAGGCGCGCAGATGCATCGTTACCACTTATGGGTATGCAGTCTTTTGACAAAAAAGGAAGTGGATCCGTCACAAAAAAAGATGTCAGTATTGCTAAAAATTACTTGGATGAAGACGAAATGAAACTCCTGGGCCTGCTGGTGGAACAATACCTTGCCTTTGCTGAAACCATGGCCCAGCAGCAAACGCCTATGTACATGAAAGACTGGATTCAAAGGTTGGACGCCATAATTCAATTAAACGGACGGGAACTGCTTACCCATGCTGGTAAAATTAGTCGTGCTGTGGCCGATGAAAGAGCCGCCCTTGAATATCAAAAATATCGCCAAGATAGGAAAAAGCTCAAACGAGAAGAGAACCTAAAAGAATTGGAGAGAGATATCAAACAACTCTCCCAGAAAAAGAACAAAAAATAGCAATTCGTATTTCCCCGGGATAGGGTCCGGCTGATCACCGGTTCCGAACAGGCGGTTTCCTGGCCGCCTTTCCTGGGGACTTTTAACCAGGATCATTACAGGAGATGGTATGTTAAAACTACTAACCCAAAACGGTATTGAAGCAGCAGTTCTCAGTGAAGATCGCACTCTCTAACAAATTGGCATTTCGGGCAATGAGTCCTATTGATTTTCGTAATGTCTTTTGCAAATTTGCTATGGAATTAAAGCCCGAATTGATCATATAACCTTCTACTTACGCCAAACACTATTGTTTTAATTTTCAATATATCACACCTGAATGCAAAATATTTATAACCTATTGAAAAATCCGGAGAGAACATCTGAATATTTACCCGGAAAACAAAGTTTTCAAATGACAATCGAAAGATATGTGGTTGCTGACGAATTGAACCCTATATCCGCCAAAGCCCCAGACAAGTTTTCACCTTTTGCTCTTTTGGACTATATAAAACAAGCCAAGTATAGCATCCCACCATGCTTTGATTTCAGAAAAACATGCAAGGCTTCCGGGGAAACGGTTTATCGTTGGGCCGATGAAGAACAGTTAGGCTCGAACGAGACAACAGTCATCGGGAGTACAGATGAGATTAACAGAGAAGCACAAGATATCACTAAAAAAGAAATT contains:
- a CDS encoding virulence RhuM family protein; this translates as MESDSNILIYEGADGNVKVDVRIQDETVWLTQKMIADLFQSSKQNVSHHINAIYEEGELLPEATVKKYLTVQNEGQRRVKRELDYYNLDMILSVGYRIKSHLATQFRIWATQRLKEYIIKGFTLNDERFKTGSSMDYFTELQERIREIRLSERFFYQKIKDIYTTSIDYDPRDEKTVLFFQTVQNKLLWAINKQTAAELVFRRADASLPLMGMQSFDKKGSGSVTKKDVSIAKNYLDEDEMKLLGLLVEQYLAFAETMAQQQTPMYMKDWIQRLDAIIQLNGRELLTHAGKISRAVADERAALEYQKYRQDRKKLKREENLKELERDIKQLSQKKNKK